The following proteins come from a genomic window of Rutidosis leptorrhynchoides isolate AG116_Rl617_1_P2 chromosome 10, CSIRO_AGI_Rlap_v1, whole genome shotgun sequence:
- the LOC139871033 gene encoding uncharacterized protein, protein MIEVQNKSIGALAKEISNVVESKGNREPGTIPSYTVLNPNHKDQGKGHIVNMVGTLRSRKKYDNKVGEKEVVQPESSKSPMVLDEEEVSEVDDQGKEVKNKDPIVNETGKPETESKSIPFPKALESPNQFPYGKKGPQPEDMWETFKQVKINLPLLDAIRQVPSYAKFLKDLCTQKRKQRATLPNKVELTEHLSAVVSGTLPPKFKDPGTSLIDVTVGNVNVKNALLDLGASINILPFCLVDRFELGLMKRTDIIIQLADQ, encoded by the coding sequence ATGATAGAAGTGCAAAATAAGTCAATTGGTGCATTGGCTAAGGAGATCAGTAATGTAGTGGAAAGTAAGGGAAATAGGGAACCAGGTACAATTCCAAGCTACACGGTTCTAAATCCAAATCATAAGGACCAAGGAAAAGGGCATATCGTTAACATGGTAGGTACCTTGAGAAGCAGAAAGAAGTATGACAATAAGGTTGGTGAAAAAGAGGTAGTGCAACCAGAGTCAAGTAAGTCTCCTATGGTTCTTGATGAGGAAGAGGTAAGTGAAGTTGATGACCAGGGAAAAGAGGTGAAAAATAAGGACCCAATTGTTAATGAAACCGGGAAACCGGAGACGGAATCAAAATCCATCCCATTTCCCAAGGCGTTAGAGTCCCCaaaccaattcccttatgggaaaaagggaccaCAACCAGAGGACATGTGGGAAACATTTAAACAGGTTAAGATAAATTTACCCCTCCTCGATGCTATTAGGCAAGTCCCGTCTTATGCTAAATTTTTAAAGGACCTTTGCACTCAAAAGAGGAAGCAAAGGGCAACTTTACCCAACAAGGTGGAGCTAACCGAGCACCTAAGTGCGGTTGTCTCGGGTAcacttccacctaagtttaaggacccaGGGACCTCATTGATAGATGTGACTGTAGGAAATGTCAATGTGAAAAATGCGTTATTGGACCTAGGAGCTAGCATAAATATTTTACCTTTTTGTCTAGTTGATCGATTTGAATTGGGTTTAATGAAAAGAACCGACATAATTATTCAACTAGCGGACCAGTAA